A genomic segment from Janthinobacterium sp. 64 encodes:
- a CDS encoding 3-hydroxyacyl-CoA dehydrogenase/enoyl-CoA hydratase family protein codes for MTNFIVKKVAVLGAGVMGAQIAAHCINAKVPVVLFDLPAKEGPKNGIVLRAIENLKKLSPAPLGNKDDAALIQVANYEDNLDLLAGCDLIIEAIAERMDWKHDLYQKVAPHIGPNAIFASNTSGLSITKLAEGFDADLKSRYCGVHFFNPPRYMHLVEIIPTEFTRPEIADQLEGFLTTTLGKGVVRAKDTPNFIANRVGVFGILAIVHEAEKFGLSVDVVDDLTGAKLGRAKSGTFRTADVVGLDTMGHVIKTMQDYLPNDPFAAVYKTPAVLAQLVEKGALGQKSGAGFYKKVGKEIQRLDFATGEYVAGGAKAADIIARILKEKDPVKKMKALRESTNPQGQFLWAIFRDAFHYIAIHLDTVADNARDIDFAMRWGFGWNVGPFETWQASNWLQVANWVKEDIDAGHALCNAPLPAWVFEGPVAEKGGVHTPEGSYSAVSNSFVPRSTLSVYDRQPFRAPVLGSGAIDGKTAGTTVFEDESVRVWHTGDDVLIISFKTKMHVIGEGVINGLKLALAEAEKNFKGLVIWHADAAEGGAFSAGADLQSALPAFMQGGVKAVDPIIAELQNTFMSLKYANVPVIAAVAGLALGGGCELALHASKRVASIESYIGLVEVGVGLIPAGGGLKEAAQRAYKEAKGNDILQFLKTGFTNAATANVSKSALEAKKMGYLKEDDVIVFNAYELLHVAKVEARAMFDAGFRPALPSLIQVTGRYGWGTIKAQLVNMRDGGFISAHDFKLGEMIAEIVSGGDVDQGSFVSEQWLLDMERKAFLELLNHPKTQERIMGMMQTGKPVRN; via the coding sequence ATGACCAATTTCATCGTTAAAAAAGTAGCCGTCCTCGGCGCCGGCGTGATGGGCGCGCAGATCGCCGCCCATTGCATCAACGCGAAAGTGCCGGTCGTGCTGTTCGACCTGCCAGCCAAGGAAGGACCAAAGAATGGCATCGTGCTGCGCGCCATCGAGAACCTGAAAAAGCTGTCGCCTGCGCCGCTGGGCAACAAGGATGACGCCGCGCTGATCCAGGTGGCCAACTACGAAGACAACCTGGACCTGCTGGCCGGTTGCGACCTGATCATCGAAGCCATCGCCGAGCGCATGGACTGGAAACACGACCTGTACCAGAAGGTCGCACCGCACATCGGCCCGAACGCGATCTTCGCCTCGAACACCTCGGGCCTGTCGATCACCAAGCTGGCCGAAGGCTTCGACGCCGACCTGAAATCGCGCTACTGCGGCGTGCACTTCTTTAACCCGCCACGCTATATGCACCTGGTCGAGATCATCCCGACCGAGTTCACCCGCCCGGAAATCGCCGACCAGCTGGAAGGCTTCCTGACCACCACCCTGGGCAAGGGCGTCGTGCGCGCCAAGGATACGCCGAACTTCATCGCCAACCGCGTTGGCGTGTTCGGCATCCTGGCCATCGTGCACGAAGCTGAGAAATTCGGTCTGTCCGTGGACGTCGTCGATGACCTGACGGGCGCCAAGCTGGGCCGCGCCAAGTCGGGCACCTTCCGCACGGCGGACGTGGTCGGCCTGGACACCATGGGCCATGTGATCAAGACCATGCAGGATTACCTGCCGAACGACCCCTTCGCTGCCGTCTACAAGACGCCGGCCGTGCTGGCGCAGCTGGTGGAAAAAGGCGCGCTGGGCCAGAAGAGCGGCGCGGGCTTCTACAAGAAGGTCGGCAAGGAGATTCAACGCCTCGATTTCGCCACCGGTGAATACGTCGCTGGCGGCGCCAAGGCAGCCGACATCATCGCCCGCATCCTGAAAGAAAAGGATCCGGTCAAGAAGATGAAGGCGCTGCGCGAATCGACGAACCCGCAAGGCCAGTTCCTGTGGGCGATCTTCCGCGACGCTTTCCACTACATCGCCATCCATCTCGACACCGTGGCCGACAATGCGCGCGACATCGACTTCGCCATGCGCTGGGGCTTCGGCTGGAACGTCGGCCCGTTTGAAACGTGGCAGGCATCGAACTGGCTGCAAGTGGCCAACTGGGTCAAGGAAGACATCGACGCCGGCCACGCGCTGTGCAATGCGCCGCTGCCAGCCTGGGTCTTCGAAGGTCCGGTCGCTGAAAAAGGCGGCGTGCACACGCCCGAAGGTTCCTACTCCGCCGTGTCGAACAGCTTCGTGCCACGCTCGACCCTGTCCGTGTATGACCGCCAGCCGTTCCGCGCGCCAGTCCTGGGCAGCGGCGCCATCGACGGCAAGACCGCCGGCACCACCGTGTTTGAAGACGAATCCGTGCGCGTCTGGCATACGGGCGACGATGTGTTGATCATCTCGTTCAAGACCAAGATGCACGTGATTGGCGAAGGCGTGATCAATGGCCTGAAACTGGCCTTGGCAGAAGCCGAGAAGAACTTCAAGGGCCTGGTGATCTGGCACGCCGACGCCGCCGAAGGCGGCGCGTTTTCGGCTGGCGCCGACCTGCAATCGGCCTTGCCGGCCTTCATGCAAGGCGGCGTGAAAGCCGTCGATCCGATCATCGCCGAACTGCAGAACACCTTCATGTCGCTGAAATACGCGAACGTGCCGGTGATCGCCGCGGTCGCGGGCCTGGCACTGGGCGGCGGTTGCGAACTGGCGCTGCATGCATCGAAGCGCGTGGCTTCGATCGAGTCCTACATCGGCCTCGTGGAAGTGGGCGTGGGCCTGATTCCTGCCGGCGGCGGCTTGAAGGAAGCGGCGCAGCGCGCCTACAAGGAAGCCAAGGGTAACGATATCCTGCAATTCCTGAAAACGGGCTTCACCAACGCAGCCACCGCCAACGTGTCGAAATCGGCGCTGGAAGCGAAAAAAATGGGCTACCTGAAGGAAGACGACGTCATCGTGTTCAACGCCTACGAGCTGCTGCACGTGGCCAAGGTCGAAGCGCGCGCCATGTTCGACGCGGGCTTCCGTCCAGCGCTCCCTTCGCTGATCCAGGTCACGGGCCGTTACGGCTGGGGCACCATCAAGGCGCAGCTGGTCAACATGCGCGACGGCGGCTTCATTTCGGCGCACGATTTCAAGCTGGGCGAGATGATCGCCGAGATCGTATCGGGCGGTGACGTGGACCAGGGCAGCTTCGTCAGCGAACAGTGGCTGCTGGATATGGAACGCAAGGCATTCCTGGAGCTGTTGAACCATCCGAAAACCCAGGAACGGATCATGGGCATGATGCAGACCGGTAAGCCGGTACGCAACTAA
- a CDS encoding acetyl-CoA C-acyltransferase — MSKQLQDAYIVSATRTPIGKAPRGMFRNTRPDDLLVRVLQSALAQAPGLDPALITDAIIGCSFPEAEQGFNIARNSVLLAGLPKTVGGVTVNRYCASGITAIAMAADRIRVGEADVMIAGGIESMSMVPMMGHHPSMNLDMFSDENIGMAYGMGLTAEKVAQQWKVSREQQDAFSVESHRRAIAAQQAGFFKAETTPVEIITRTPNLATGQVDVSRRTVDTDEGARADSSMESLGKLKPVFAAKGTVTAANSSQMSDGAGALLIVSEKILREHNLTPLAKFSSFAVRGVPPEIMGIGPKFAIPAACAAAGITQDQLDWIELNEAFAAQALAVIGDLGLDPSKVNPMGGAIALGHPLGATGAIRAATVIHALQRTKQKYGMVTMCVGAGMGAAGIFERV; from the coding sequence ATGAGCAAACAACTTCAAGACGCCTACATCGTCTCTGCAACCCGCACCCCGATCGGCAAGGCGCCGCGCGGCATGTTCAGAAACACCCGCCCGGACGACCTGCTGGTGCGCGTGCTGCAATCGGCCCTGGCGCAAGCGCCTGGCCTCGACCCGGCCCTGATCACCGACGCCATCATCGGCTGCTCGTTCCCGGAAGCGGAACAAGGTTTCAACATTGCGCGTAACTCGGTGCTGCTGGCCGGCTTGCCGAAAACCGTGGGCGGCGTCACCGTCAACCGTTACTGCGCGTCGGGCATCACGGCGATTGCCATGGCGGCCGACCGCATCCGCGTGGGCGAAGCCGACGTGATGATCGCCGGCGGCATCGAATCGATGTCGATGGTGCCGATGATGGGCCACCACCCATCGATGAACCTGGACATGTTCAGCGATGAAAACATCGGCATGGCTTACGGCATGGGCCTGACGGCCGAAAAAGTGGCGCAGCAATGGAAAGTGTCGCGCGAACAGCAGGACGCGTTCTCCGTTGAATCGCACCGCCGCGCCATCGCCGCGCAGCAAGCCGGTTTCTTCAAGGCCGAAACGACGCCCGTCGAAATCATCACGCGCACGCCGAACCTGGCTACCGGCCAGGTGGACGTATCGCGCCGCACGGTCGACACGGATGAAGGCGCGCGCGCCGATTCGTCGATGGAATCGCTGGGCAAACTCAAACCCGTGTTTGCCGCCAAGGGCACCGTCACGGCCGCCAACAGCTCGCAGATGTCCGACGGCGCCGGCGCGCTGCTGATCGTCAGCGAAAAAATCCTGCGCGAGCATAACCTGACCCCGCTGGCGAAATTCTCGTCGTTCGCCGTGCGCGGCGTGCCGCCGGAAATCATGGGCATCGGCCCGAAATTCGCCATTCCCGCAGCGTGCGCCGCCGCCGGCATCACGCAAGACCAGCTGGACTGGATCGAGCTGAACGAAGCGTTTGCCGCGCAAGCCCTGGCCGTCATCGGCGACCTGGGCCTGGATCCATCGAAGGTCAATCCGATGGGCGGCGCGATCGCCCTGGGCCACCCGCTGGGCGCGACCGGCGCCATCCGCGCCGCCACCGTGATCCACGCACTGCAGCGCACCAAGCAGAAGTACGGCATGGTCACGATGTGCGTGGGCGCAGGCATGGGCGCGGCAGGCATCTTCGAGCGCGTATAA
- a CDS encoding enoyl-CoA hydratase, with protein sequence MDILCSKSEGILTLEFNRLERKNAITGAMYQTLADALVAAETDDAVRAILICGKREIFTAGNDLDDFMKTARPKDGSLDHDRPVFQFMRALYGSSKPVVAAVSGPAIGIGTTLLMHCDLVYAADNASFSMPFTQLGLCPEFGSSLLLTQLAGYPRAAEKLMLGESFPASEALEMGLVSKVVPLYDLMTYAQGQAAKLVALPAASIRATKRLMKQSRMEPMKAAIADENTLFSAMLGGAEAKEAFTAFFEKRKPDFKKFA encoded by the coding sequence ATGGATATTTTGTGTAGCAAGAGCGAGGGCATTCTGACCCTGGAATTCAACCGCCTGGAACGCAAGAATGCGATCACGGGCGCCATGTACCAGACCCTGGCCGATGCGCTGGTGGCGGCCGAGACGGACGATGCGGTACGCGCCATCCTGATCTGCGGCAAGCGCGAGATTTTCACGGCCGGCAACGACCTCGATGATTTCATGAAGACGGCGCGCCCGAAGGATGGCTCGCTCGACCATGACCGTCCCGTGTTCCAGTTCATGCGCGCCCTGTACGGCAGCAGCAAGCCCGTGGTGGCGGCTGTTTCCGGCCCGGCCATCGGCATCGGCACGACCCTGCTGATGCACTGCGACCTCGTCTACGCGGCCGACAACGCCAGTTTCTCGATGCCGTTCACGCAGCTGGGCCTGTGCCCGGAATTCGGCTCCAGCCTGCTGCTCACGCAACTGGCAGGATACCCGCGCGCGGCGGAAAAGCTGATGCTGGGAGAGTCCTTCCCGGCCAGCGAAGCGCTGGAAATGGGCCTGGTATCGAAAGTCGTGCCCCTGTACGACTTGATGACGTACGCGCAAGGCCAGGCTGCCAAGCTGGTGGCCCTGCCAGCGGCCTCGATCCGCGCCACCAAGCGCCTGATGAAGCAAAGCCGCATGGAGCCGATGAAGGCCGCCATCGCCGACGAAAACACACTGTTCAGCGCCATGCTGGGCGGCGCCGAAGCGAAGGAAGCGTTTACGGCCTTCTTTGAAAAACGCAAGCCGGACTTCAAGAAGTTTGCATAA
- a CDS encoding TetR/AcrR family transcriptional regulator, with product MKAEYTDVRQHIIDQGKAIITRKGFAGVGLNEILSAADVPKGSFYHYFKSKELFGEAMLEDYVTGYLDEMEFVLGQPGKSAAQALMAYWASWTSASLDGSACDCRCLVVKLSSEVADMSEPMRVALLDGTHRIIARLALAIARGRVDDTLPSVADPAQMAATLYQLWLGAAMLTKLRRDASALQTAWRATLAMLQLPPDQ from the coding sequence ATGAAAGCTGAATACACCGACGTGCGCCAGCACATTATCGACCAGGGCAAGGCCATCATCACGCGCAAAGGCTTTGCCGGCGTGGGGCTGAACGAGATTTTGTCGGCCGCCGACGTGCCCAAGGGCTCGTTCTACCATTACTTCAAGTCCAAGGAATTGTTTGGCGAGGCGATGCTGGAAGATTACGTCACCGGCTATCTGGATGAAATGGAGTTCGTGCTGGGCCAGCCCGGCAAGAGCGCGGCGCAGGCGCTGATGGCGTATTGGGCCAGCTGGACCAGCGCAAGCCTCGATGGCAGCGCTTGCGACTGCCGCTGCCTGGTGGTCAAGCTCAGCAGCGAAGTGGCGGACATGTCGGAACCGATGCGCGTGGCGCTGCTCGATGGCACCCACCGCATCATCGCCAGGCTGGCCCTGGCCATCGCGCGGGGCAGGGTGGACGATACCCTGCCATCGGTAGCCGACCCGGCGCAGATGGCCGCCACCTTGTACCAGCTGTGGCTGGGCGCGGCCATGCTGACCAAGCTGCGGCGCGACGCCAGCGCCTTGCAAACGGCGTGGCGTGCGACCCTGGCCATGTTGCAGCTGCCGCCGGACCAGTAA
- a CDS encoding acyl-CoA dehydrogenase C-terminal domain-containing protein translates to MGQYVAPIRDMQFVLHEFLQVEEELKQMPSYADVDADIINQVLEEGGKFTSEVLFPLNHSGDREGCHHDPVTKNVTTPKGFKEAYKQYVEGGWAALACDPQYGGQGLPVVLNNSFYEMLNSSNQAWSMYPGLSHGAYECLKEHGTDHQKEVYLPKLVSGEWTGTMCLTEPHCGTDLGLLRSKALPEADGSWTITGNKIFISAGEHDMAENILHLVLARVPDAPEGSKGISLFLVPKFLPNADGTVGERNPITCGAIEEKMGIHGNSTCQMNLDGAKGWIIGQPNKGLNAMFVFMNAARLGVGMQSLGLTEIAYQNALIYAKDRTQMRSLSGIKNPELPADRIIVHPDVRRMLLTGKAYAEGARAFTSYVALQIDRELHHPDADVRKEAADEVALLTPVIKAFITDNAWIATSDAMQVFGGHGYISEWGMEQYVRDARINMIYEGTNTIQSLDLLGRKILGDNGAKLRKFGEKIKAFVEDNGTDEAMSEFVTPLGDLGDKVTKLTMEIGMKAFQNPDEVGAACVPYLRVVGHMIYSYLFAQMAKIALEKESSGDTFYTAKLATARFYFARLQPETATLIRQARSGSANLMALDADLF, encoded by the coding sequence ATGGGTCAATACGTCGCGCCAATCCGGGATATGCAATTCGTTCTGCATGAGTTCCTGCAAGTGGAAGAAGAACTGAAGCAAATGCCGTCGTACGCCGACGTCGACGCCGATATCATCAACCAGGTACTGGAAGAGGGCGGCAAGTTCACTTCCGAAGTGTTGTTCCCGCTGAACCACTCGGGCGACCGCGAAGGCTGCCACCACGACCCCGTCACGAAAAACGTGACCACGCCGAAAGGCTTTAAAGAAGCCTACAAGCAGTACGTCGAAGGCGGCTGGGCGGCACTGGCTTGCGATCCGCAATACGGCGGCCAGGGCTTGCCTGTTGTGCTGAACAACTCGTTCTATGAAATGCTGAACTCGTCGAACCAGGCCTGGTCCATGTACCCTGGCCTGTCGCACGGCGCCTACGAGTGCCTGAAGGAACACGGCACCGACCACCAGAAGGAAGTGTATCTGCCGAAGCTGGTATCGGGCGAATGGACGGGCACCATGTGCCTGACCGAACCGCACTGCGGCACCGACCTGGGCCTGCTGCGCTCGAAAGCGCTGCCTGAGGCGGACGGTTCCTGGACCATCACCGGCAACAAGATCTTCATCTCGGCCGGCGAGCACGACATGGCGGAAAACATCCTGCACCTGGTGCTGGCCCGCGTGCCGGATGCGCCGGAAGGCTCGAAAGGCATCTCGCTGTTCCTGGTGCCGAAATTCCTGCCGAACGCGGACGGCACGGTCGGCGAGCGCAACCCGATCACCTGCGGCGCCATCGAAGAAAAAATGGGCATCCACGGCAATTCGACCTGCCAGATGAACCTGGACGGCGCGAAAGGCTGGATCATCGGCCAGCCAAACAAGGGCCTCAACGCCATGTTCGTCTTCATGAACGCGGCCCGCCTGGGCGTGGGCATGCAGTCGCTGGGCCTGACGGAAATCGCTTACCAGAACGCGCTGATCTACGCCAAGGACCGCACGCAAATGCGTTCGCTGTCCGGCATCAAGAACCCGGAACTGCCGGCCGACCGCATCATCGTGCACCCTGACGTGCGCCGCATGCTGTTGACGGGCAAAGCCTACGCCGAAGGCGCGCGCGCTTTCACTTCCTACGTGGCGCTGCAGATCGACCGCGAACTGCACCACCCTGACGCCGACGTGCGCAAGGAAGCGGCTGACGAAGTGGCGCTGCTGACCCCTGTCATCAAGGCCTTCATCACCGACAACGCCTGGATCGCCACCTCGGACGCGATGCAAGTGTTCGGCGGCCACGGCTACATTTCGGAATGGGGCATGGAGCAGTATGTGCGCGACGCGCGCATCAACATGATCTACGAAGGCACGAACACGATCCAGTCGCTGGACCTGCTGGGCCGCAAGATCCTCGGCGACAACGGCGCCAAGCTGCGCAAGTTCGGCGAGAAGATCAAGGCCTTTGTCGAAGACAACGGCACCGATGAAGCGATGAGCGAATTCGTCACCCCACTGGGAGACCTGGGCGACAAAGTCACCAAGCTGACCATGGAAATCGGCATGAAAGCTTTCCAGAACCCTGACGAAGTGGGCGCGGCATGCGTGCCATACCTGCGTGTCGTCGGCCACATGATCTACAGCTACCTGTTCGCGCAGATGGCCAAGATCGCCCTCGAAAAAGAGTCCAGCGGCGACACCTTCTACACCGCCAAACTGGCTACCGCACGTTTCTACTTCGCCCGCTTGCAGCCTGAAACGGCAACCCTGATCCGTCAGGCGCGTTCCGGTTCGGCCAACCTGATGGCACTCGACGCAGACCTGTTCTAA
- a CDS encoding PaaI family thioesterase, translating into MTILSLVFKVLLRVRPSMVYDRIKQQMMDTLPFVRLLGISIDDIGAGTSKVSMPEDPKLNNHLGTQHAGALFTLAETASGAAMAGGFAELILGLRPVAKESRIQYQKVARGATRAEGRVPGDLAALKAQLAQDGKVAFPVAVDIFDSEGTLAAQVTVDWYLSQKR; encoded by the coding sequence ATGACGATCCTGTCACTTGTTTTTAAAGTACTGCTGCGCGTGAGGCCAAGCATGGTGTATGACCGTATCAAACAACAGATGATGGACACCTTGCCCTTCGTGCGGCTGCTGGGGATCAGCATCGACGACATCGGCGCCGGCACCTCGAAGGTGTCGATGCCGGAAGATCCAAAACTGAATAATCACCTGGGCACGCAGCATGCGGGCGCCTTGTTTACCCTGGCCGAAACGGCTTCCGGCGCGGCCATGGCTGGCGGCTTCGCCGAGCTGATACTGGGCTTGCGCCCGGTGGCCAAGGAGTCGCGCATTCAGTACCAGAAGGTGGCCCGGGGCGCGACGCGCGCCGAAGGCCGGGTACCGGGCGATTTGGCTGCCTTGAAGGCACAGCTGGCACAGGACGGCAAGGTGGCGTTTCCCGTGGCAGTCGATATTTTCGACTCCGAAGGCACGCTGGCGGCACAGGTGACGGTGGACTGGTATTTGTCGCAGAAGCGATAG